TAgtaatcttcttttaatCCTCCGgcttttatttataatagttaTTAAAGATAGGCTCGAACTATATAaaagccctatccttaaacttaatagccgcgaaaattacttttactttttcgCTAATAAACTAGTCTAggtattaataaaaataggttttaagctAAATTAAGAACCCTTTAAGCTTAACCTTTTCTCCTttatagcgctccggtaccgggaacttaatagCCGTCTTAAACGTAATCGAAATAGCGAAAACTTATTTTTAGGTCTATtaagcctcgtcctcgagttctttAAGACGCTTAAAAACCTATTTTACGGTAAAGAATATAGATTTATTAGAAGGTCCTTTGGCGCTTAGGTTAGGCGGGACGCTTCTTATCTAAACGTTTTTAGGTCTAGttatagtagtaaaaaaacACCTTTAACTTATCtataatagagttaaagtaagtatataacgtataacgaacccctatctagaacctctaaaagggatactagttaaaggtacttttaaataatcccggttcggtatagctaaatagtatataataatagcttatctctattataataatttaagtactaacgattataacttatattatatactacggaactgtttatctacgccggccagtttCTCTATttatatagacccgtggaccgtagaccgttattttatagacggtcctcggtccgctcctaattggccgatgccggaccgtggaccgtgagccccaccgcggtccccggtccccattttattggtccgttgcccttctggaccgtgagccccgctcgacggcgcggtccagtcttgattagtccctcgtggccccactgtcttccagaaccgtgatagtgcggccacaggcctgagggtttaagtaaggaagtggggctctcggaggattcgggggttcaggggttatatatataagcggtctgcttcggacattctattttagatAGGACATCGActtatatttctttatattttgTGCCTTATACGCGTGTAGgtaattctggccctctgatcaggccaaTCCGGTacttattatgtggcctgcgagcccatagtgtcttttctttgtcctatATAGAgtgtggcctgcgagcgagccactgttACGCAGATGTGTTTATttagagaccctgttgagggtatatttgtggtgttgtggttggtttgtgtgttttcttaCCATTTCACTAATAGCTTTATTTTCTTCCACGAAGAGTCGGATATTATAGGGTTATCGGTAATACCGATAGGAAGAGAATCCTTAGTAATACGAATATAAGTTCTGCCTGCTAAGTAGGTCTCTTAGCCCTTTCTCCTTTCCCCCTACTTATATTTTCAGCTCGATATACTTGCCAGGGGTCCTAAAGGAAGTaggccgagggcggtgcGCCTATAGCTGCTCCGTTTATATAGTGCTATAGATCTATAGCTATTAAAGTTTAACGCCCCTTATCCCTTGAGGTTAGTATACGCCTGTTGAATTAATCCACCAGGTGCCCCTATTGTTTATGTTTCTTAGTATATGTTCCTCCATTAAAGGGACGGCAAAATGGAAACTCGGGCAACGGACAGGTAGTCTGCTATATACATTCGCGCTGTCTTTACGTGATCTTTGAGTTGTAGTATTCAAAGCTATTTGACTAAATGTTTATGAATATGCAATTCATAAGTAGCTTCTTCTGTTAAAAAAAATGGACAAGTTCGTTTATGTCTAAAGTTGCAATTTTAATACAAATGGTGGTTCTAGTGGGTTTGATAACGGGCTATTGGCACGCGCAAGGAGAAAACGGAAGTCATGATTAGTTTTGGTTGCGGCAGGTATAGCCGAACGGTCCTTGGACCCACTTCAGCTCAGGGTAATGCTCACTGCGCTCACCTTTTGCTCACCTTGTGAGACCAATATGGACTGAGCCAAAAATTTTGCCGGGTGTGACTATATAGGTATCTGGGCGCGAGATGAAGCGTGGTGGTCGGTTTAACGTTCGGCACGTGCCACCCTCAAGGTAAGTAGTGACTTGCGTTGCGCAGTGCcggttgatgttgtcgacaGCGTGACTCCTTCAGAAAAAGGGCAGCCCTCTTCACAATCATAATCATCTTCCTTGCCTACATCGCACTTACCTTTTGAGCAGAAGAGTTGAGCTTCGGAAGGTTCCACCGCGAACACATGTTCGCGGTGGACATGTTGCGTCTGGGAAGGCGCGAGTTAGGTAACTCAGCCGAGCAAcaaacatcatcaaggcATTTGGGAGCAGGTGCATCTGGTGGCCGCGGATAGGTGTCGCGAGACAAGTCACAATGCAATCAGCGTAACCACAACAGGGAAGGTGACTACTACCTCCCAGTGTCCATAAGACATTGTCTTTTCGTCTCCATTCCAGAACTTGCTGTCTTCCATGCTTTCAGAACGAAACAATCAGTTCCCAATCTGCCATCATGCAATTCCCCAGCAACGTCCTGGCTTTCGGTAGCCTCTTTGTTACCGCTGGCTATGCTCATGACACAGAtacctccacctcggcggtCGACACCACCCTCATAACCTCCGTCAGCATCGGGCTCTCCACCACAGGCACCACACTGTCCAGTGCCACGGATACCTACAGCGGCACTGTCACCGACGCCTTGGGCGATTCCACCGGCCTCATCAAACCTCGCCCCACCACCGAGGGCGGCGGCCCTCTCGACACAGTCTACGCCTGCGGAGACACCACCGTCATTGACCAGTTCAGCTACGGCTCTCCCCTAGTGAAGGACTGCTGGGACGTCTACAACGGTCTGGACGGGAAAACCGACCCTTGGTATGCCGTCCGTGTGTTTGCTCCCAGCCAGCTCCACGTCACAAGTTGTGTCTCGCAAGCTGACAAACACGTACTTTCTTTCCAAACAGGATCCTGGATCACATGTGGGAGCAGCGTGCTTTTGCGTCGTCGGGTACCTGTGTCATCGGCGCCCAGATCGTCAGCCAGACCGACTATCCTTCGTATGTTGGCAGTGAGGACTTTCGCATCGCTATCAAGAAGTCGATTGAGCAGTTTGCCAAGAAGGATGACAAGAGCCAGGAGCTTGTCGGCACCAAGGGTTATATGCAATGCGGCACGTTTTTTTTCTGCTATTCCCTTGCCTGTCAGAGTATGGTATCTTGAGCTAACAACATGGTCTTTCGACTTGCAGAGCCCTGGCATGCCACGGTTGAGTGGGGTATCTACTACAACTAAGCGGCACCTCCAATCTCCCCGGTTGATATGAATTGTTTGAGTCATGGTTATTGCCTTTGAGACTTGTACGGATATTTGGCGATGAGCTTATAGAGTTATTGTTGTCATATCCGAAGTGGGGCAATTTGAAAGATGGAAACCTCTTGAGAAACACCGTTATCGATACTTATGCTGATGCAAGTTGTGATGCTTTTTTGACTCCCCATATGCAACCGTCTATTTGAcatccccaaacctctcctGCAATGCCGCATGCAACTTGCCAAAAACCCCATCATGCCACCCCTCGGCCTGCTTCCACTCGTCCGCAGGCAACGTCCTCTCCATGAACCTCAGCCACCCTCCCACAATAAAATCGGCATGCGAAGCCCTGTCCCCAAGTAGAAAGGGCCCGTTTTCATTCCGTTTATACAACCCCGCCAGGCCCGTTAATGTCTGTTTCAGCGACTCCAACATAtgcaccctcttctccccataAACCCCCATATCCTCCCACGATTTCGCCCCAAGCCGTCTCACGAATTCGTCTTTGATTCCTTGTTCAAACTCCTTATCCCACTTCATCCCCGACGCCATCAACGCCGTGTGCAGGGTGAACGCCCAATCAACATTCGTGTTAAACTTGGAATAGTCCTTGTGCTGAACATCCTCCCTCTTGCTCAGCGGAATCAAGACCTCCTCCGCGCCAGGACAGACATAATTCAGGTCGGGCTGCTCGGGAAACAAATCCCCGGACCCAGAGTCGGGGAACGTCTCCTGAAGGTAGAGCGCAATGTCGAATGAGTCGCCGACAATCGCGCCGGTTGTGCTGTCTTTTAGCACCGGCAGAGTGTAGTAATCAGCCCCGTCGGCGAATTTCCGGCAGGCCGACGCCCCGAGCCCCTTGCGGActttggtgatgtcgagcaTCTGCACCCATTCTGTCTTGTAGGGGACGCCTTTGAAGTTGAGGGCGTAGCGGGCCTTCCAGGGGTTGGGGGCCGCGGTGTTTTTTTCGCGGGGGACGGCAAAGGCGATGTCGTAGTAGATCAGGCGAGGATCTGATGCCATGGTGTTTGCGTTGTTGTTTCCTGCTGTGTTGTCGACGGGAAAGCTCATGTGTTGCTTAGGGGTGTTGATTGCtcaagttgttgttgttcatgTTTCCCCCACATTCCCCTCGGATTTATTTATCGACTTCCTGTCTCGGGTGGGTATCCAATTTCGGTCTAACCAGATCAGGATGACTCAGCATGATATCATAACAATCAACACACGATATCCACCCCTTGGTCCAATCAACACCTCAGGGGAAGCACCCGATCGGTTGCCAAGCCACGGGGCGATGCCTTGTCATACGAGGTACCATGCGGTTGGCAGCGAGCAGAtattcttccccttcacGAAATGAGAAGCGATCGATTTTCAGTTCTGCACAAGGCAGTAAAGTGTTGATTGGTGAGACATTATTTTGGTATTGAAACAACTCCACGCTGTACCCAACACCCCTTCATGATCCCGTCGTCGTAAAACTTCAACTCTTCGCTGTGACCATCCTGCCTGATCGTATAACTACTTCGTATCCATGTCCAATGTATCAAAAATAAACCAGTCAACACCTCGCCATGCTTGGTCAATGGCAACAAAGTGTGGGGTCCTTCGTGGCAGTTGTTTGTCCCACGCTGTGAGTTGTTAGCGAGACTGCACATGGTGCGAGGTAggcgaacaacaacaaaaaagaagCAGGACTCACGCATCACGCGCACCGAGTGGCTCCCAGTGAAACATGAAGGACCCGAGATATGCCCCAAGAAAAATGCATATAATGATGTACCCATTGTAGTACATCGCCAACCTGTGGTCCCGAGTTCTTGTTAGCTCACCACCCAAAATACCCAACCAAGAGAAAGGTGGTATCAAACTCACAGCATGATAAAGTATCCCACCGCAAACTGTACCATGTGCAAGGCTGCCCTGACCGCTTGCTCCCAGATCTTCGGCCTGTACCCCTGTGTAACGTCGACATTGTGCTGCCCAGCCAATGCCTCACGATGTTTCTTGACCAGGTACCGGTCATACTCCTtcgtcaacctcctcaaggcTTCCATCGTGATGGCGAGCAACAAAACGCCGACACATGACCCACCAAACATTTGGTTTGAGGTGATTTTCCACGACGAGGAGATGAAGCAGGAGTCGATCGTGTTCCAGTTCCAGAGCATGCTAATTTTGCAaccggtgccgccgccgtggccatggccgccgccggctgccgcagcagcagcggtcGAGGTTGTCGTGGCGATCACActggtgatggttgaggtgggtgtCATGTCGTGGTTGGAGTGGTCCATTTTGGGTGTGTGGATGCGGAATATTAACTGTTGTTTGTGTCTGAAGTGAGGCCGTAGCAAGATTGAAGCTGTAACAAAACTGAGTCAAAATTGATCAGCAGATGGATTGGTGGTCAAAAGTTGAGCTGGATACGGTTTTGTGGTAATTCTTTCGAGGGTGGGGTCCCCAGGGCAGGTCCAAATAAGGTTGAGAGGGAAGAACGCCTCTCGAGAAAGTGTAccaggaaagaaagaggcTGTTGGGGCGGGCAATCAGCGGCGGACAAGCACCACATTAATACCTTGTTTTAAACACAACAGGGTGGCGCTTTCGTAAGACGTGAAGTGTTCTTTGTTGGGTCAAAGAAACCATCAACTCCTGAAGCACTATCTGTTGTGGATGGAGAATGAGCATGTTGTGATAGGTGTATGCTGCAGCAAATATGATGATAACTGGTGAACATCATGGACTCACCCTGGCTTGACCGAgatggggggagatggggtgggCCCACACTGAGCACGTTTGAGCGAGTAGATGGCTCGTTAGACCCCTGTGGCCAACGGTTGTGATGTGAGCAGTACCAATGAATGCAGAACAACCGATGGGAGCTTGCATGGAACCATGGCGTTTTCGTGTTCTGGATTTCTGGATAGCAGCTGCAATGTGGTGCCTTCTTGGCGGGTTGCACAACTTCACACGGAAGCATCGAATGAAGTTGATGATTTGCAGTCAGCGTCGTGGACTCCGGTCGGGACtcaggagatggaggtcGGCACtcaggagatggaggtcGGAAGTCGGGAGCTGGTCACTTGGCAGGAGTGCTCGGGTAAGGACCC
This window of the Podospora pseudoanserina strain CBS 124.78 chromosome 3, whole genome shotgun sequence genome carries:
- a CDS encoding hypothetical protein (EggNog:ENOG503NUVP; COG:G) produces the protein MQFPSNVLAFGSLFVTAGYAHDTDTSTSAVDTTLITSVSIGLSTTGTTLSSATDTYSGTVTDALGDSTGLIKPRPTTEGGGPLDTVYACGDTTVIDQFSYGSPLVKDCWDVYNGLDGKTDPWILDHMWEQRAFASSGTCVIGAQIVSQTDYPSYVGSEDFRIAIKKSIEQFAKKDDKSQELVGTKGYMQCGTFFFCYSLACQSMVS
- the CTR3_2 gene encoding Copper Transporter integral membrane protein that functions in high affinity copper transport (COG:P; EggNog:ENOG503P3B6), producing MDHSNHDMTPTSTITSVIATTTSTAAAAAAGGGHGHGGGTGCKISMLWNWNTIDSCFISSSWKITSNQMFGGSCVGVLLLAITMEALRRLTKEYDRYLVKKHREALAGQHNVDVTQGYRPKIWEQAVRAALHMVQFAVGYFIMLLAMYYNGYIIICIFLGAYLGSFMFHWEPLAWDKQLPRRTPHFVAIDQAWRGVDWFIFDTLDMDTK
- a CDS encoding hypothetical protein (COG:O; EggNog:ENOG503NXU6), whose translation is MSFPVDNTAGNNNANTMASDPRLIYYDIAFAVPREKNTAAPNPWKARYALNFKGVPYKTEWVQMLDITKVRKGLGASACRKFADGADYYTLPVLKDSTTGAIVGDSFDIALYLQETFPDSGSGDLFPEQPDLNYVCPGAEEVLIPLSKREDVQHKDYSKFNTNVDWAFTLHTALMASGMKWDKEFEQGIKDEFVRRLGAKSWEDMGVYGEKRVHMLESLKQTLTGLAGLYKRNENGPFLLGDRASHADFIVGGWLRFMERTLPADEWKQAEGWHDGVFGKLHAALQERFGDVK